DNA sequence from the Streptomyces canus genome:
TTCCGCATTGTGTGCATCCTTCCGCTGGATTCGAGGGTGTGCCCTCCGGCTCGGTCGGTGCCGGAGCGGCGAGCGCGAGTCTGCCGAGTCCTGGCCCGAACTTCACATCGACCCCACAACTTTCAGTAACCTTGTGTGTTGAATCAGTGGCGTGAAGTCACATCATCCGAACAGCCGAGCCCCCCAACCGGGCGGTTCTTGATCGCCCGATCCGGCCGGATGGCCTGAATACCCCGCCTCAGCAATAGGCCTGAAACATTCCGCTTCAGCCGTCAGCGCACACCGTCACGGCCTCTTGCGTTCCTGGAGCAATGGAGTAATCGTCATTACATGATTACTGACGAGCAACGAGAGAAGCTGCGCGGCTGGTTCACCGGCCGGTTGCCCGACGACCTCTTCGAGACCTTGGCCGAGGTGGTCGTCGACCGCGAGGAGATCACCGTGATCGGCCGCATACCCGGCCCCCGGCTCACGGAGGACGTCTCGGCGGCCGAGCGGGAGGCGGCCGTGCAGGGCAGGATCCAGGAGTTCCGGGAGCGCACCCGGGACGAGCGCATCGAGGTCGCCCGCGAGGCCGAGCACAAGTTCCGCCGGAAGGTGTCCTGGGGCGTGGAGTGCGACGGCGAGCGCGTCCTGTTCACGCATGTGGCCGCGCCCGTCATGACCCGGCTGCGCCAGCCCGAGCGCCAGGTCCTGGACACCCTGATCGCCGGCGGGGTCGCCCGCAGCCGCAGCGATGCCCTCGCCTGGTGCGTCCGGCTGGTCCAGCGGCACACCGACGACTGGCTCGCCGAGCTGCGCGACTCCCTGGAACACGTCCAGCGGGTGCGGGAGCGGGGTCCGGACAGCGAGGAGGTGGCAGATTCCTCCACCGGAGACCCGGAAGACGGATGACCGTACGGTCGGCACACCCCAGCAGGACGGCAACCGCTCGGCGGCCGTTACTGGTTCACGCCCGGCTGGAACCGGGGCATGACACCGAGGGGGGCGGTCGGCCCGCACGGGAAAGGTGCCGCTGCCGCCGATCACCGGGCCGGGGGCGGTGTCGGTGCCCTCGGCTAGATTGCGGGCATGACCAACTTCGTACTGGTGGCGGGCGCGAGGCTCGGAGCGTCGGCGTGGGACGGGGTCGCGGCCGAGCTGCGCGCGGCCGGGCACGAACCGCGTCCGCTGACGTTGTCGGGCCTCGCCGAGAAGCGGGGCGTGCCCGCGGGACAGCAGACCCATGTGCGGGACATCGTCGACGAGGTGGAGCGGCTGGACCTGCGCGAGGTGGTGCTGGTCGGGCACAGCTATTCCGGCATACCCGTGGGACAGGCAGCCGAGAGGATCGGCGACCGGCTCGCGCGGGTGGTGTTCGTGGACTCCAGCGTGCCCGTCGACGGGGAGTCGTTCCTGTCGGGATGGCCGAGCGACCGCGTCCGCAAGGCGATCGAGGAGAACGACGGCTTCTGGCTGCCCGCGGGCCCGGAGCACTACGCCGGCCAGGGTCTGACGGACGAGCAGATCGCCCGGATCATCGACCGCTCGTCCCCGCACCCGGGCGCGACGCTCTCCGAGCCCGCCGTCCTCACGCGTCCCCTGGGCGAGCTTCCGGCGACCTACATCAAGTGCCTCCTCGACGACGAGGAGCCGATGCCCGTCGTGGCCGAGCTGCTCAAGAGCGAGCGCTGGGAACTGGTCGAGATGGACACCGGCCACTGGCCGATGTTCTCCCAGCCGCGCGAACTGGCCCGGATTCTCGCCGAGTCCGTCCCGGCCTCGGCCCTCCCCTCCTGACCGGCGCCCGCCCGCCGATATCGTCAGCGCACTCGACGACGAGAGGCGGTTCGGACGAATGGCCAAGCACTGGGCGGACTTCCAGTACGAGATCTACCTGGGCGGGATGTCGGGTGCGGTGCCCCGGCTGCCCACCGACCTGACCCGGCTGGAGGAACTCACCGAGCAGCGCCTCGGCCCCGGTCCGGTGGGCTATGTCGCGGGCAGTGCGGGCGACGGCAGTACGGCGCGGGCGAACCGGGCGGCGCTGGAGCGGCGCCGGATCGTCCCGCGCATGCTGCGGGACGTCCACGAACGCGACCTGTCCGTCGAGGTGTTGGGGCGTGTCCTGCCCGCCCCGCTGGCGCTGGCGCCGGTCGGCGTCCTGTCGATCATGCACCCGGAGGCGGAGTCGGCGGCGGCCCGGGCAGCGGCGGCACAGGGCGTGCCGTACATCCTGTCGTCCGCCTCCAGCACGCCCCTGGAGCAGGTCGCCGAGGCGATGGGGGACGCCGAGCGCTGGTTCCAGCTGTACTGGCCGAAGGACCCGCAGGTGGCGCTGAGCTTCCTGAGCCGGGCCAGGGCTGCCGGGTTCACGGCCCTGGTCGTCACGCTGGACACTCCGCTGCTGTCCTGGCGTCCCCGCGATCTCGACCAGGCGTATCTGCCGTTCCTGCACGGCGTGGGCACCGCCAACTACTTCTCCGACCCGGCCTTCCGGGCGGGTCTGGCCAAGCCGGTGCACGAGGACCCCAACGCGGCCGTGCTGCACTTCGTCAGCATGTTCGCGGACCCCGGCAAGACCTGGCCCGACCTCGCGTTCCTGCGGGAGCACTGGGAGGGGCCGATCGTCCTGAAGGGCGTACTGCACCCGGACGACGCCCGCCTCGCCGCCGACGCCGGGATGGACGGGATCGTGGTGTCCAACCACGGCGGCCGCCAGGTGGCCGGGTCGGTCGCGGCGGCCGACGCGCTGCCGCGGGTGGTGGAGGCGGTCGGTGACCGGCTCACGGTCCTCTTCGACAGCGGCATCCGCACCGGGGACGACGTCTTCAAGGCCCTCGCGCTCGGCGCCCGCGCGGTGCTCCTCGGGCGACCGTACGTCTACGGCCTCGGCCTGGACGGACAGCCGGGCGTCGAGCACGTGATCCGCTGTCTGCTCGCGGAACTGGACCTCACGCTCGCGCTCTGCGGACACGCGACACCGGCGACGGTCGGCCCCGACGATCTCATGGAGGGCCCCGCCTGAGGGGAGGCCTCCGTGAGCGGAGGCCTCCCTGGTTCCTAGATCCGGTCCATGAGCTCCGCGGGCCGGGCCTGCGGAGCCTCGCTCCCGGTGACCGACAGCGAGCCGGGGCTTGCGCTGGAGGTCGGGTCGGTCAGCCAGCGCTGCTGGTCCGAGTGGTCGCGGACCTTGACGACGACGTCGGCGCCCGGGTCCCCGGTGGTGGAGGCGAGGGCGAGCTGCTCGTCCCAGCGGGGCAGTAACTCCCCCTGCACGGTGAGGTCGTAGCGCACGTCGTCGGCCCGCTTCGCCCTGTCGCCCGCACAGGTGCCGAGGATGACCACGCCCGCGTCCCCGCGCGAGTCCAGGCACAGCTCCGGATCGGCCTCGCTGCGCAGCAGACCGTCCTTCTCGTACGACCACTGCTGGGTCCGCTCGGCCGAGCAGGCCGCCAGTTCGGTGCCGGCGCCCTCCTTCACCGTGCCCCGGACGTCCAGGCAGAGGTCGGCGGCGGCGTTGCGCAGCCGGGTCACCGCCGGTGCGGTGGGCAGCTGGGCGGTGCCGGGCGTCTGCGTGTCGACACCCGGGGCCGTGTCGCCGCCGGTGGCGCTGGTGGAGGCTGCGGGGTCGGCACCGCCGTCGTGCGACCACAGCCCGGCGGCGAGCATGGCCGCGAGGAGGCCGGCGGAGGTGAGGCCCACTCCGGTGAGCAGCGTCCGTGAGGACCGCAGGCCACCGCCCTCGCCGGGGGCGCGGCGGCCGGGGGTGGGGATGCGCGCGAGGATGCGGCGGCGTTCCGCGCCGTGCCGGCCGGTGCCCCGGCTGCGGGTCTCCGTCCGGGGCGTACGCCCGGCGCGCAGTTCGAGATAGCGACGGGCACCCCAGCCGAGCACCGCCTCGGCGATCAGCACGCCCAAGCCACCCTCGAAATGGCTCAGTTGTTCCGCGGCGGAACGGCAGTAGCGGCACTCGGCGAGATGCTGCTGGACATCCGGCAGCAGGGC
Encoded proteins:
- a CDS encoding RICIN domain-containing protein, translated to MPTPHPPLPPYPPPGGASGESDEDLAARLRGRPDGEAAQAVALLMARHWKPAHEYAVICLASPSETASMVAAAAFHQVLDRLALGEPALALRPRTLVAVRDTVREWTAEDRITGVLPDLVKPNGGRGMRTAKSMTPENRKLAERSFQSLPGLARCLLWHTEVEAESIVVPAALLGMATDTASAALEQAREKFREGCVHAHRELAPTKDCRFYNRLLDVPIRRGGALLPDVQQHLAECRYCRSAAEQLSHFEGGLGVLIAEAVLGWGARRYLELRAGRTPRTETRSRGTGRHGAERRRILARIPTPGRRAPGEGGGLRSSRTLLTGVGLTSAGLLAAMLAAGLWSHDGGADPAASTSATGGDTAPGVDTQTPGTAQLPTAPAVTRLRNAAADLCLDVRGTVKEGAGTELAACSAERTQQWSYEKDGLLRSEADPELCLDSRGDAGVVILGTCAGDRAKRADDVRYDLTVQGELLPRWDEQLALASTTGDPGADVVVKVRDHSDQQRWLTDPTSSASPGSLSVTGSEAPQARPAELMDRI
- a CDS encoding lactate 2-monooxygenase, producing the protein MAKHWADFQYEIYLGGMSGAVPRLPTDLTRLEELTEQRLGPGPVGYVAGSAGDGSTARANRAALERRRIVPRMLRDVHERDLSVEVLGRVLPAPLALAPVGVLSIMHPEAESAAARAAAAQGVPYILSSASSTPLEQVAEAMGDAERWFQLYWPKDPQVALSFLSRARAAGFTALVVTLDTPLLSWRPRDLDQAYLPFLHGVGTANYFSDPAFRAGLAKPVHEDPNAAVLHFVSMFADPGKTWPDLAFLREHWEGPIVLKGVLHPDDARLAADAGMDGIVVSNHGGRQVAGSVAAADALPRVVEAVGDRLTVLFDSGIRTGDDVFKALALGARAVLLGRPYVYGLGLDGQPGVEHVIRCLLAELDLTLALCGHATPATVGPDDLMEGPA
- a CDS encoding alpha/beta fold hydrolase; this encodes MTNFVLVAGARLGASAWDGVAAELRAAGHEPRPLTLSGLAEKRGVPAGQQTHVRDIVDEVERLDLREVVLVGHSYSGIPVGQAAERIGDRLARVVFVDSSVPVDGESFLSGWPSDRVRKAIEENDGFWLPAGPEHYAGQGLTDEQIARIIDRSSPHPGATLSEPAVLTRPLGELPATYIKCLLDDEEPMPVVAELLKSERWELVEMDTGHWPMFSQPRELARILAESVPASALPS